A single genomic interval of Mycolicibacterium holsaticum DSM 44478 = JCM 12374 harbors:
- the hypA gene encoding hydrogenase maturation nickel metallochaperone HypA yields the protein MHEMAITQSVVDAVCEHAAGRRVHSVRLEVGALCAVIPDSMQFCFELATEGTVADGARLDLDVQPGSARCRTCGENFVLPDLILLCPCGSADVEVVAGRDLKILSMEVS from the coding sequence ATGCACGAAATGGCGATAACGCAGAGTGTCGTCGACGCGGTGTGTGAACACGCCGCGGGTCGTCGAGTGCACAGCGTCAGGCTGGAAGTGGGCGCGCTGTGCGCGGTGATACCCGACTCGATGCAGTTCTGCTTCGAACTGGCCACCGAGGGCACCGTCGCCGACGGCGCCCGACTGGACCTCGACGTGCAGCCGGGGTCGGCGCGCTGTCGCACATGCGGTGAGAACTTCGTACTGCCCGACTTGATCCTGTTGTGCCCCTGCGGCAGTGCCGATGTCGAGGTCGTCGCCGGCCGGGACCTGAAAATCCTCTCGATGGAAGTGAGCTGA